CCCGATCTTTTCCAGGTACCGAATCTCCGCCGGTGTCTCATAGCTTGGCCCGCTCAGGCAGGCATAAACCCCCTCGCTCAATCCGATGCCGAGCCGCTGCGCCTCCTCCCTTGCCATTTTGCGGAAGCGCTTCGAGTAGGCGCGGGTCATGTCTGGGAAGCGCGGGCCGAACTTTTCCTCGTTGGGACCGAGCAGCGGGTTCGAGCCCTGCAGATTGATGTGGTCGCGGATCAGCACGAGCCCGCACTCGCTGAACTGCCGGTTGATCCCCCCGGCGGCATTCGTGAGGATCACCGAGCGGATTCCCATCCGGCCAAACACGCGCACGGGCAACGTAACTTCCTGGAGCGAATACCCTTCGTAGAAGTGAGCGCGGCCGCTCATCACCGCCACCGGAATTTCTCCCACTTTTCCGATCACCAGCTCGCCGGCGTGGCCAACGGCGGTGGAACACGGGAAGCCCGGAATCTTTTGATAGGGTATCCGTCTCGCCTGCGTCAGTTCGTCGGCAAACGCGCCCAGGCCCGAGCCGAGCACAAGCCCGATCTTCGGACGCAGCCGCGTTCTCTTGAGGACGTACCTCGCCCCCTTTTCTGCGCGCTGATATGCAAGACTGGGCCTCGCCCCGGACGCCATGGCGCGCATCATAGCAGAATTCCGGCAATCGAGGCGGACATCAGGTTGGCCATCGTGCCGGCCAGCATGGCCCGCAAACCGAGCCGGGCGAGATCGTTCTTTCG
The sequence above is drawn from the Candidatus Acidiferrales bacterium genome and encodes:
- a CDS encoding purine-nucleoside phosphorylase; amino-acid sequence: MMRAMASGARPSLAYQRAEKGARYVLKRTRLRPKIGLVLGSGLGAFADELTQARRIPYQKIPGFPCSTAVGHAGELVIGKVGEIPVAVMSGRAHFYEGYSLQEVTLPVRVFGRMGIRSVILTNAAGGINRQFSECGLVLIRDHINLQGSNPLLGPNEEKFGPRFPDMTRAYSKRFRKMAREEAQRLGIGLSEGVYACLSGPSYETPAEIRYLEKIGADMVGMSTVPEVIVGSHMGIEVLGISCVTNMAAGILDKPIHHEEVLEAGAKVRDQFVALLKAVISRMAAEPA